The Naumovozyma dairenensis CBS 421 chromosome 1, complete genome genome includes a region encoding these proteins:
- the RTC2 gene encoding cationic amino acid transporter (similar to Saccharomyces cerevisiae YBR147W and YOL092W; ancestral locus Anc_3.105): MRLAVVEWNRQNISGITGFMSISCWVVVFLPQIYENFIRKSSEGLSLLFIVLWLIGDIFNWLGAIKQRLLSTMIILAAYYTIADIILWFQCIWYQERDSLFKTLAVKNSNGNTEEGSNYENEPLLNSLHSIERALTIPDLEHGSQDFTYDNNKKLRNNGNLTIHNFLIVNSVIFSGFLSWYIQYCSTLPPRRDTASSVSPKASTTVPRLEMDLMAQIFGYLSAVLYLGSRVPQILLNFKRKSCDGVSFLFFLFACLGNTLFIISVLVVSLDPRYLLVNASWLIGSSGTLLLDLTIFIQFFIFGDGQENSKRTTAEEEEEYEDATNFTSMNTQKITNLIHDEEN, from the coding sequence ATGAGATTGGCCGTAGTAGAATGGAATCGCCAAAATATTAGTGGAATAACAGGCTTTATGTCTATATCCTGTTGGGTCGTTGTATTTCTTCCTCAAATTTATGAGAATTTTATTAGGAAGTCATCAGAAGGTTTATCTTTGTTATTTATAGTATTATGGTTAATAGGGGATATCTTCAATTGGTTAGGCGCCATTAAACAAAGATTATTAAGCACGATGATTATATTAGCCGCCTATTATACTATAGCAGATATAATACTTTGGTTTCAATGTATTTGGTACCAAGAACGAGATTCTCTATTCAAAACACTTGCTGTCAAAAACAGTAATGGTAATACTGAAGAAGGCAGTAATTATGAGAATGAGCCGCTTTTAAATTCGTTACATTCCATCGAAAGGGCCTTGACTATTCCAGATTTGGAACATGGTAGTCAAGATTTTACTTATGACAATAATAAGAAGCTACGAAATAACGGTAACTTAACAATCCATAACTTCTTAATTGTAAACTCGGTGATATTTTCAGGTTTTCTTTCATGGTATATCCAGTATTGCTCAACTTTACCCCCTAGGCGAGATACAGCATCTTCAGTGTCACCAAAAGCCTCAACAACAGTACCAAGATTGGAAATGGATCTAATGGCACAAATCTTCGGTTATTTGAGTGCCGTCTTATATTTAGGTTCAAGGGTCCCACAAatcttattgaattttaaaagaaaatcatgTGATGGtgtctcttttcttttcttcttatttgCATGTTTGGGTAATACATTATTTATCATTTCAGTTTTAGTTGTTTCATTGGATCCAAGATACTTATTAGTTAACGCGTCATGGTTAATCGGGAGTTCCGGAACCTTGCTTTTAGATTTGACTATTTTCATCCAGTTTTTCATATTTGGTGATGGCCAAGAAAATAGTAAACGTACTACTgctgaagaggaagaagagtATGAAGATGCTACTAATTTTACAAGTATGAACACACAAAAGATAACTAATTTAATTCATGATGAAGAGAATTAA
- the VPS52 gene encoding Vps52p (similar to Saccharomyces cerevisiae VPS52 (YDR484W); ancestral locus Anc_3.102), producing the protein MDVLDNILQVGATTKKQLDQGIPEDEQTRATNIGSSDIFETFISECHIPEYQANTNLWNELESLKKKRQTISHTLNDVVPPLRDYMTNFKTQLSDFTRDLSFIREKSSELEHLLEYNATKLSAISPLVNDLIIPTNIIKDILHGKIDESWQENIAFIRDKQQIYAKYNCTSTTGTENDRRTSTLTPPKDFQTMCEILECLKEVILERSKKFIVFNIKSLRSHQPTPSQQIQNKLLKFNDGFQFIVDNNYSLALELRQAYSYTMRWYYKEYFARYIRSLTILQFKQIDSQYSLGNGLANVSIIDLANHTTSANTSLLPTYLSPTYLYGSTAITDAAISDYFQIRKRLSILSKEDNTVMVSQIAENIHTKDTYIETGFKNLNLAIFDNCSVEYNFLKKFFKISENENELNGILEQIFQPTLDLAMEYTINHLLQQSYDIFGVLISIRVANQLQFEAKKYKLPVITSYLNDQLILLWPKFQQLIDSQCENLRKVSITKNLTSKKHNSNLLAKPHELTVQFGKFLSSLLLLAKRTTYKSENASVNYNDSNSTATDMNTSNDNNDNDDDDDADDDDDDMITDERSEPLYNSIIRIRNDFETVMTKCSKSTQSPERFLSLNYLYLYNILLKQRLETQHDEDDINEKNEQVESIDTESERMPDFVPLILKETEKHFKALVEAYSKIT; encoded by the coding sequence ATGGATGTCTTAGATAATATCTTACAGGTTGGTGCTACTACCAAGAAACAACTAGACCAAGGAATACCTGAAGATGAACAAACTCGAGCTACTAATATAGGCTCTTCAGACATTTTCGAAACGTTTATTTCCGAATGTCACATTCCAGAATATCAGGCGAATACTAACCTGTGGAATGAATTGGAATCcttaaagaagaaaagacaAACCATTTCACACACTTTAAATGATGTAGTTCCGCCATTACGTGATTATATGACTAATTTTAAGACACAATTATCAGATTTTACAAGAGATTTAAGCTTTATTAGAGAAAAATCGTCCGAATTGGAACATTTATTAGAGTACAATGCTACCAAGTTATCGGCTATTAGCCCGCTTGTTAATGACTTGATTATACCAACTAATATAATTAAAGATATCCTTCATGGTAAGATAGATGAATCTTGGCAAGAGAACATCGCTTTTATTAGAGATAAGCAACAGATCTACGCCAAGTATAACTGCACATCAACGACAGGAACAGAAAATGACAGACGAACTTCAACGTTAACACCTCCAAAGGATTTTCAAACAATGTGTGAAATCTTAGAATGTTTAAAAGAGGTAATATTGGAAAGATCTAAAAAATTCAtagttttcaatattaagTCATTGAGAAGTCATCAACCAACTCCATCacaacaaattcaaaataaattattgaaattcaatGATGGTTTCCAATTCATCGTAGACAATAACTATTCCCTAGCTTTAGAATTGAGACAAGCCTATTCATATACAATGAGATGGTActataaagaatattttgcTCGTTATATTAGATCTTTAACCATCTTACAATTTAAACAAATCGACTCGCAATATTCTTTAGGTAATGGGTTAGCTAACGTCTCCATAATAGATCTAGCTAATCATACTACAAGCGCTAATACATCTCTACTGCCAACGTATTTGTCACCCACGTATCTTTATGGCTCTACAGCAATAACAGATGCAGCAATATCTGATTATTTCCAGATTAGGAAAAGATTATCCATATTATCGAAGGAGGATAATACAGTAATGGTTTCACAGATTGCTGAAAATATCCACACTAAAGACACATACATAGAAACAGGGTTTAAGAATCTAAATTTAGccatatttgataattgtTCAGTGGAatataatttcttgaagaaattctttaaaattagTGAAAACGAAAATGAACTTAACGGTATCCTTGAACAAATTTTCCAACCTACTTTAGATTTAGCAATGGAATATacaataaatcatttaCTCCAACAATCTTATGATATATTCGGTGTATTAATCAGTATACGTGTTGCAAATCAATTACAATTTGAAgccaaaaaatataagttACCTGTTATCACAAGCTATTTAAATgatcaattgattttaCTTTGGCCCAAATTTCAACAATTGATTGATTCTCAATGTGAGAATTTGAGGAAAGTTTCAATAACGAAAAATTTAACTAGTAAAAAACATAATAGTAATCTTTTAGCAAAACCACATGAGTTAACCGTTCAATTCGGGAAATTCTTATCAAGTTTATTATTGCTAGCGAAAAGAACCACTTATAAATCAGAGAATGCTAGCGTCAATTACAATGATAGTAATAGTACTGCTACCGATATGAATACCTCAaacgataataatgataacgacgatgacgatgatgctgatgatgatgatgatgatatgatCACAGATGAGCGTTCAGAACCGCTTTATAATTCCATTATAAGGATAAGGAATGACTTCGAAACTGTAATGACTAAGTGTAGCAAATCGACACAATCACCCGAACGGTTCCTATCGTTGAACTATTTATATCTTTACAACattttattgaaacaaaGGCTAGAAACACAAcatgatgaagatgatattaatgaGAAAAATGAGCAAGTAGAAAGTATTGATACCGAAAGTGAACGTATGCCTGATTTCGTTCCACTAATTCTGAAGGAAACAGAGAAGCATTTCAAGGCCTTAGTCGAGGCATATAGTAAGATTACGTAA